From Catenulispora sp. GP43, one genomic window encodes:
- a CDS encoding TrkA family potassium uptake protein, giving the protein MRVAIAGAGNVGNSIAKELLENGHEVLLIDRDPSRIAVEGLPTAEWLLADACEISSLDEAALQRCNVVVAATGDDKANLVVSLLAKTEYGVPRVVARINHPKNEWMFDEKWGVDVAVSTPRLLSALVEEAVSVGDLVRLLRFSQGDANLVELTLPKDTALVGITVGEVDWPEDTALVTIIRGGRVLIPTPEEPLAALDELLFVAHVDREEELEELLSPAPVES; this is encoded by the coding sequence ATGCGTGTCGCAATCGCCGGAGCCGGCAACGTCGGCAACTCCATCGCCAAGGAGCTGCTGGAGAACGGCCACGAAGTCCTGCTGATCGACCGCGACCCGTCGCGGATCGCCGTCGAGGGCCTGCCGACGGCCGAGTGGCTGCTGGCCGACGCCTGCGAGATCTCCTCGCTGGACGAGGCGGCGCTGCAGCGCTGCAACGTGGTGGTCGCGGCCACCGGCGACGACAAGGCCAACCTGGTCGTGTCGCTGCTGGCCAAGACCGAGTACGGGGTGCCCCGCGTGGTGGCCCGCATCAACCACCCGAAGAACGAGTGGATGTTCGACGAGAAGTGGGGCGTGGACGTCGCCGTCTCCACCCCCCGCCTGCTCTCGGCCCTGGTCGAGGAGGCCGTCTCGGTCGGCGACCTGGTCCGCCTGCTCCGCTTCAGCCAGGGCGACGCGAACCTGGTCGAGCTGACCCTGCCGAAGGACACCGCCCTGGTCGGCATCACCGTCGGCGAGGTCGACTGGCCGGAGGACACCGCCCTGGTGACCATCATCCGCGGCGGCCGGGTGCTGATCCCGACCCCGGAGGAGCCGCTGGCGGCCCTGGACGAACTGCTGTTCGTGGCGCACGTGGACCGCGAGGAGGAGCTCGAGGAGCTGCTTTCGCCGGCCCCGGTGGAGAGCTGA
- a CDS encoding TetR/AcrR family transcriptional regulator: protein MSTGTPAEQPAPDLRSDARRNQRRILLAAARVLADDPAASMQRVADEAQVARPTVYRRYPTREALVEAIGQEAALEFAAALEHARAAGDGAAATLARLIRELARIGADYPIVLQSPHAHDTGELVARVDELIVGGQAAGELRADVDSDVLRHALFGALSAGLRLARDPALPQVDSDAIGMQIAALVVDGMRA from the coding sequence TTGAGCACGGGCACCCCCGCTGAGCAGCCCGCCCCGGACCTCCGCTCCGACGCCCGGCGCAACCAGCGGCGGATCCTCCTGGCCGCGGCCCGCGTGCTGGCCGACGACCCGGCGGCGAGCATGCAGCGGGTCGCCGACGAGGCGCAGGTGGCCCGACCGACCGTCTATCGCCGCTATCCGACCAGGGAGGCACTGGTCGAGGCCATCGGGCAGGAGGCGGCGTTGGAGTTCGCCGCGGCCCTGGAGCACGCCCGGGCGGCCGGCGACGGGGCGGCGGCGACGCTGGCGCGCCTGATCCGCGAGCTGGCCAGGATCGGTGCCGACTACCCGATCGTGTTGCAGAGCCCGCACGCGCACGACACCGGCGAACTCGTCGCGCGCGTCGACGAGCTGATCGTGGGCGGACAGGCCGCCGGAGAGCTGCGGGCCGACGTGGACTCCGACGTCCTGCGCCACGCGCTGTTCGGCGCGCTGTCGGCCGGCCTGCGCCTGGCCCGCGACCCGGCGCTGCCGCAGGTGGATTCGGACGCGATCGGGATGCAGATCGCCGCGCTCGTCGTGGACGGGATGCGCGCTTAG